CACACCGCGCGACGGAAGGGCCGCCGGCATCGGGATGATCTATCAGGAACTGACCATAGCGCCCCATCTGTCGGTCCTGGACAACATCTGCCTCGGGCTCGAACACCGGCAATGGGGGTGGATCCGGCCGCGGCGCGCCGAAGCGCGCGAAGCGCTGCAGCGGCTCGGGCAGGGGGAGATCGACCTCGATGCGCCGGCCGGCCGGCTCAGCATCGGAAAACAACAGGTCGTGGAAATCGCCCGCGCCCTGCTTTCGAACGCCCGGATTGTCGTGATGGACGAGCCAACCAGTTCGCTTTCGGCCGACGACGCCAGCGCCCTGTTCACCGTCATCCGTCGCCTCAGGGACGAAGGGGTCGCCATTGTCTACATCAGCCATTTCCTGGAAGAAGTGATGACGCTGGCGGACCGATACACCGTGCTGCGCGACGGCGAATCGGTGGCCAACGGCTCGATTGCCGCGACGCACCTGGATGATATCATCGCGGCCATGATCGGCCGGCCCGCCGGCGAGTTGTACCCGAGCCGCCACCGCACGCCCGGCGATCCGCTCCTGACCGTTGATAACGCCTGCGGCCCGGATGGCGGCGCACCGAACCACGTGTCGCTCACCGTGCATCGCGGCGAGGTGTTGGGCATCGCCGGCCTGGTGGGCGCCGGCCGGTCGGAGCTGCTGCGAACCCTATTCGGCCTCCAGCCGGGTGAAAGCGGCGCCCTGCGCATCGGCCCCTCGGGGCCTGTCCGCCTCTCCACGCTCACCCCGGCCGCCGCCCTTGGCCTGGGCATCAACCTGCTCAGCGAGGACCGGAAAGCGGAGGGACTGGCCGTGGACATGACGATCACCGCCAACCTCACCCTCTCTTCCGCCCGCCGGTACAGTAAGCTCGGCTTTCTCAACCGCCGGCACGAGCACGCCGCCGCGGCCGACTGGGTCACGCGCCTGGGCATCCGCGCCCACTCCCCCCTCCAGCCGGCCCGCACCCTCTCCGGCGGCAACCAGCAGAAACTCTGCCTCGCCCGCCTCCTGCACGACGACAGCGACATCCTCCTACTCGACGAGCCCACCCGCGGCATCGATATTGGCAGCAAGGCAGAGATATACCACCTCATCGATGAGGCCGCGCGCGCCGGCAAAGCCATCGTCCTCACCAGCTCTTACCTCCCCGAACTGCTCGGCGTTTGCGACACCATCGCCGTCATGCACCGCGGCGCCCTCTCCGACGTTCGGCAGGCCGGGGAATGGACGAGCAATTCGATTATTCGATACGCGAGCGGAGGAAAAGTGAAAAGTGAAAAGTGAAAAGTGAAAAGTTCAAGGCCTGTGCTTCAATCCCGATCCCCAATTTTGCACTTTTCACGTTACACCTTTCACTCTATCCGCCCAGCCAGCCTTCGATCACAGCGATCTCATCCGGGTGCACCGTGTGGCCCATGCCGGGGAAGATGCGTTTGTCGACCACGGCGCCGAGGGCGGTGAGGACCTCGGCGGAACGGTGTACGCGGGCGACCGGGATGTGGGGATCGTTGTCGCTGCAACCGAGCAACACGGGCGTCCCAGCCAGCGAGCCGGGATACACGAAGGCCTTGTCGTCGGGAGGGGGTGCGCCCGGGTGTTCGCCGCTTCCGATGAGGCCACCGCTCAGCGCCGCAACGCCGCCGTATCGGCGCGGATGGCGGGCGGCGAACTCCAGCGCGAGGCAGGCGCCCTGGGAGAAGCCGACGAGTAGGACCCTTTCGGCCGGCACGCCGGCTGCCCCGGCCTGCTCGACGAGCCCATCGAGGACCCATAGGGCAGACGACAAGCCAGGTTCGTTACGCGTAATCGGGGCCAGAAACGAATGGGGATACCACGTCGCGCCGGCCGCCTGCGGGGCCAGATAGGCCACGTCGTCGCGCCAGAAATGGCGCGCGAGGTCGAGCATCCCTTCGGCCGAAGCCCCCCGGCCGTGAACAAGGATTACGACGGCCAAAGCGCCGGCAAGCGGCGCCCCTGCCACGGCGACAGAGCCCCCCGTATGCGGATCAATCAGATAGTCAGCCATGGTTCACCTCGCGGGGATGCCGCACCGACCGGTCAAGCGCCGGCAGCCGCGCTTCGATTTCGCCCCGACGTGATTCCATCCAGGGCGGGAGCTTGAGCGTGTCGCCGAGAGCCGGCACGGGCTCGTCGTATGCGAATCCGGGCGCATCCGTCGCGATCTCGAACAACACCCCGCCAGGCGATCGGAAGTAAATCGAATGGAAGTACTGGCGGTCCTTCACATCCGTCACCCCGACGCCGGCATCGTACAACGCCGTCTGGTAGGCCACCTGCTCTTCGTCATCCACTGTGCGAAAGGCGATATGGTGGATCGACCCTGCCCCGAAACGCCCGGCGGCTTCGCCCGGAGCGTGGACCAGATCCACATACAAGCCCCTGTCCGCCGACGCGCCGGCGTACCGATACCGCGCACCCTCCTGGCCAATCAAGCAGTACCCCAGCCGGCTCACGAGCAGGTCGGCCGTCGCCTCGATCTCGGCTAGAAGCAGGGTGACGTTGTGAAACCCGCGCAACGCATGGGCCGGCGGTACCGGACCCTCGGCCCACTGTTCGATTGTCGAGGGCTCATCTGTCGCGATGAGTTCCAGCTCCAACCCGTCCGGGTCGTAACACCGAAG
The genomic region above belongs to Rhodothermales bacterium and contains:
- a CDS encoding sugar ABC transporter ATP-binding protein; translated protein: MFSLSRIVKSFGPVRALRGVDLSATAGEVHALIGENGAGKSTLMRVLSGALQPDAGHMTIDGAFYTPRTPRDGRAAGIGMIYQELTIAPHLSVLDNICLGLEHRQWGWIRPRRAEAREALQRLGQGEIDLDAPAGRLSIGKQQVVEIARALLSNARIVVMDEPTSSLSADDASALFTVIRRLRDEGVAIVYISHFLEEVMTLADRYTVLRDGESVANGSIAATHLDDIIAAMIGRPAGELYPSRHRTPGDPLLTVDNACGPDGGAPNHVSLTVHRGEVLGIAGLVGAGRSELLRTLFGLQPGESGALRIGPSGPVRLSTLTPAAALGLGINLLSEDRKAEGLAVDMTITANLTLSSARRYSKLGFLNRRHEHAAAADWVTRLGIRAHSPLQPARTLSGGNQQKLCLARLLHDDSDILLLDEPTRGIDIGSKAEIYHLIDEAARAGKAIVLTSSYLPELLGVCDTIAVMHRGALSDVRQAGEWTSNSIIRYASGGKVKSEK
- a CDS encoding ring-cleaving dioxygenase, whose translation is MNAIQGLHHITAVASDPQANLLFYQRVLGQRLVKTTVNFDDPGTYHLYYGDEVGTPGTIMTFFPWRHMPRGRLGTGETSAVAYAIPAGSVAYWADRLAGFGLSIREEEPRFGHPMLRCYDPDGLELELIATDEPSTIEQWAEGPVPPAHALRGFHNVTLLLAEIEATADLLVSRLGYCLIGQEGARYRYAGASADRGLYVDLVHAPGEAAGRFGAGSIHHIAFRTVDDEEQVAYQTALYDAGVGVTDVKDRQYFHSIYFRSPGGVLFEIATDAPGFAYDEPVPALGDTLKLPPWMESRRGEIEARLPALDRSVRHPREVNHG
- a CDS encoding dienelactone hydrolase family protein, whose amino-acid sequence is MADYLIDPHTGGSVAVAGAPLAGALAVVILVHGRGASAEGMLDLARHFWRDDVAYLAPQAAGATWYPHSFLAPITRNEPGLSSALWVLDGLVEQAGAAGVPAERVLLVGFSQGACLALEFAARHPRRYGGVAALSGGLIGSGEHPGAPPPDDKAFVYPGSLAGTPVLLGCSDNDPHIPVARVHRSAEVLTALGAVVDKRIFPGMGHTVHPDEIAVIEGWLGG